A single region of the Pseudomonas sp. PDM14 genome encodes:
- the mksF gene encoding Mks condensin complex protein MksF — MSQERYGIRRFALLNTAGYSLGLFPLENPLSVYGANNLGKSASINALQFPILARMSDMSFGKYSLEASRKFYFASDTSYILVEVSLPHGPHVIGVAGRGPGGGFGHQFFAYQGELDLQHYQSNGTCLRQRELFNNLGQAGIVAYELKPEELRRLLVGGHTSIPLDLTLIPLRSTSEQSLKTFRALFINLLHMREITAAKLKQLFLDAFEHSLRSGSVDYIAATEEAFRDVRRMEQDYQALVTAGPLIEALSAGVAQREVLRGKLHRLSPLLDNLLGTWQDYSGARRDELLAQHEHYRAEQDGLQHEQRGGTQELMRLEREISEIQRWMGELAVLKNRFALVDDVKVLEAQLLAAKDAHDELAGALAQSRQFSAEDLDERLRDLEKRLKSVKQQLDHADNNSYSRLREEFSQADVDRLMRLFNGQLFSLPLGEKGIQAEGEDWVKAIEAVLDRFKGELFSVPGLTIDLSHIEPPALQALADRAALRDQRDRLERELKQLKTQQAVAADRAASKAQAEQLYKDVLDAQKALEDFRRCQALSAEDASKLEQLAQLEAAQDELKRASDAFTERVQQLSAKLQLVGRQLADLEAKQRTLEDALRRRQLLPADLPFGTPFMDPVDDSLDNLQPLLNDYQDSWQALQRIDGQIEALYAQVRLKGVAKFDSEDDVERRLHLLVNAYAHRQDEALTLAKARRAAVTDIARTLRNIRSDYDNLEHQLALFNREINKRQVSNLESFRIVLAPNKDALKHIDQIIHSAGQYEEGETLSVFDLQQSGDQDAKNEEAKEYLARLVAANHNQLGLKDLFELAFEITKVGGQPVMHTDIDGAASNGTTMTIKALTNMYLLLHLMDREQAGKVRLPYYLDEAADIDERNQQALIETSLQLGFVPILASVKPQVSATVAIDLEGGSGPNGIYIDEADWKYIKRRETVRAAEPEQEPA; from the coding sequence ATGAGCCAGGAACGCTACGGCATCCGCCGCTTCGCCCTGCTGAACACCGCCGGCTACAGCCTCGGCCTGTTCCCGTTGGAAAACCCGCTGTCGGTATACGGCGCCAACAACCTGGGTAAATCGGCGTCGATCAACGCCCTGCAGTTCCCGATCCTGGCGCGCATGTCCGACATGAGCTTCGGCAAGTACAGCCTGGAAGCCTCGCGCAAGTTCTACTTCGCCAGCGACACCAGCTATATCCTCGTCGAAGTGTCCCTGCCCCACGGCCCACACGTGATCGGCGTGGCCGGTCGCGGTCCGGGTGGCGGCTTCGGTCACCAGTTCTTCGCCTACCAGGGCGAGCTGGACCTGCAGCACTACCAGAGCAACGGCACCTGCCTGCGCCAGCGCGAGCTGTTCAACAACCTCGGCCAGGCCGGCATCGTCGCCTATGAGCTCAAGCCGGAAGAGCTGCGCCGCCTGCTGGTTGGCGGGCATACGTCGATTCCGCTGGACCTGACCCTGATCCCGCTGCGCTCCACCAGCGAGCAGAGCCTGAAGACCTTCCGTGCGCTGTTCATCAACCTGCTGCACATGCGCGAGATTACCGCGGCCAAGCTCAAGCAGCTGTTCCTCGATGCCTTCGAGCACAGCCTGCGCTCGGGCAGCGTCGACTATATCGCCGCCACCGAAGAAGCCTTCCGCGACGTGCGCCGCATGGAGCAGGACTACCAGGCGCTGGTCACCGCCGGCCCGCTGATCGAAGCGCTGTCCGCCGGCGTGGCCCAGCGCGAAGTGCTGCGCGGCAAGCTGCATCGCCTGTCGCCGCTGCTGGATAACCTGCTCGGCACCTGGCAGGACTACTCCGGCGCGCGCCGCGACGAACTGCTGGCCCAGCACGAGCACTACCGCGCCGAGCAGGACGGCCTGCAACATGAACAGCGCGGCGGCACCCAGGAACTGATGCGCCTGGAGCGCGAGATCAGCGAAATCCAGCGCTGGATGGGCGAACTGGCGGTGCTGAAGAATCGCTTCGCCCTGGTCGACGATGTGAAGGTGCTGGAAGCCCAGCTGCTCGCCGCCAAAGACGCCCACGACGAACTGGCCGGCGCCCTGGCGCAGTCGCGGCAGTTCTCCGCCGAGGATCTGGACGAACGCCTGCGCGACCTGGAGAAACGCCTGAAGTCGGTCAAGCAGCAGCTCGACCACGCCGACAACAACAGCTACTCGCGCCTGCGCGAGGAGTTCAGCCAGGCCGATGTCGACCGCCTGATGCGCCTGTTCAACGGCCAGCTGTTCAGCCTGCCGCTGGGCGAGAAAGGCATCCAGGCCGAGGGTGAGGATTGGGTCAAGGCCATCGAAGCGGTTCTGGATCGCTTCAAGGGCGAGCTGTTCAGCGTGCCCGGCCTGACCATCGACCTCTCGCACATCGAGCCGCCGGCCCTGCAGGCCCTGGCCGACCGCGCCGCCCTGCGCGATCAGCGTGATCGCCTGGAACGCGAGCTCAAGCAACTCAAGACCCAGCAGGCGGTGGCCGCCGACCGCGCAGCGAGCAAGGCCCAGGCCGAGCAGCTGTACAAGGACGTGCTGGACGCACAGAAGGCGCTGGAAGACTTCCGCCGCTGCCAGGCCCTGTCCGCCGAAGACGCCAGCAAGCTGGAGCAACTGGCGCAGCTGGAAGCCGCCCAGGACGAACTCAAGCGCGCTTCGGACGCCTTCACCGAGCGCGTGCAGCAGCTGTCCGCCAAGCTGCAGCTGGTCGGCCGCCAACTGGCCGATCTGGAAGCCAAGCAGCGTACCCTGGAAGACGCCCTGCGCCGGCGCCAGCTGCTGCCGGCCGACCTGCCGTTCGGCACGCCGTTCATGGACCCGGTCGACGATTCGCTGGACAACCTGCAACCGCTGCTCAACGACTACCAGGACAGCTGGCAGGCGCTGCAGCGCATCGATGGGCAAATCGAGGCACTGTACGCCCAGGTACGCCTGAAAGGCGTGGCCAAGTTCGACAGCGAGGACGACGTCGAGCGCCGCCTGCACCTGCTGGTCAACGCCTACGCGCACCGCCAGGACGAGGCCCTCACGCTGGCCAAGGCGCGCCGTGCGGCGGTCACCGATATCGCCCGGACCCTGCGCAATATCCGCAGCGACTACGACAACCTGGAACACCAGCTGGCCCTGTTCAACCGCGAGATCAACAAGCGTCAGGTGTCCAACCTGGAGAGCTTCCGCATCGTCCTCGCGCCGAACAAGGACGCGCTCAAGCATATCGACCAGATCATCCACAGCGCCGGCCAGTACGAGGAAGGCGAGACCCTGTCGGTGTTCGACCTGCAGCAGAGCGGTGATCAGGACGCGAAGAACGAGGAAGCCAAGGAGTACCTGGCGCGCCTGGTGGCGGCCAACCACAACCAGCTGGGTCTCAAGGACCTGTTCGAGCTGGCCTTCGAAATCACCAAGGTCGGCGGTCAACCGGTGATGCATACCGACATCGACGGCGCGGCGTCCAACGGCACGACCATGACCATCAAGGCGCTGACCAACATGTACCTGCTGCTGCACCTGATGGACCGCGAGCAGGCCGGCAAGGTACGCCTGCCCTACTACCTCGACGAGGCGGCGGACATCGACGAGCGCAACCAGCAGGCGCTGATCGAGACCAGCCTGCAGCTCGGCTTCGTGCCGATCCTCGCCTCGGTCAAACCACAGGTCTCGGCTACCGTGGCCATCGACCTGGAGGGCGGCAGCGGGCCGAACGGCATCTACATCGACGAGGCCGACTGGAAGTACATCAAGCGCCGCGAAACAGTGAGGGCTGCCGAGCCGGAGCAGGAACCGGCGTAA
- a CDS encoding PepSY domain-containing protein, with translation MNKLTALFAITTLAATAGIAQARDLGPDEALKLRDAGTIQSFEKLNAAAIAKHPGSKVEETELEEEYGRYIYQVELRDAQGLQWDLELDATNGQILKDQQDN, from the coding sequence ATGAACAAGCTGACTGCACTCTTCGCCATCACCACGCTCGCTGCCACCGCCGGTATTGCCCAGGCACGTGACCTGGGGCCGGACGAGGCGCTGAAACTGCGCGACGCCGGCACCATCCAGAGCTTCGAGAAGCTTAATGCCGCGGCCATCGCCAAACACCCCGGCAGCAAGGTCGAGGAGACCGAACTGGAAGAGGAATACGGCCGCTACATCTACCAGGTCGAACTGCGTGACGCCCAGGGCTTGCAGTGGGACCTGGAGCTGGATGCCACCAACGGGCAGATCCTCAAGGATCAGCAGGACAACTGA